The Falco rusticolus isolate bFalRus1 chromosome 4, bFalRus1.pri, whole genome shotgun sequence genome includes the window TGACTTTCATCATGTTGGCTCGGCTGTCCACGCTCTGTCCCAATGCTGTGCTGCAGCGGCTCGAGCGACTGATTGAGCCGCTCCGGGCAACGTGCTCCACCAAGGTAAGATCAGGCAGACAGCATGCCCCACTGGGGGTGGGCTGCgccacaaagctgctgctgcagttagccttctgttgctgcttctgagcagcctgctccccATACTCCTCCAGCTAGAAAATAATCTGCTGGTCTCCATCTCTGCTGGTGTGCCTCATTCTTTGTGCCTGTACCATCTTTTCTAAATGCCAACCAAAAGTGGTGCTTTGGATCTGTAGGTAAAAGCTGGTTCCGTGAAACAGGAATTTGAAAAGCAGGATGAACTGAAGCGATCCGCCATGAGAGCAGTAGCTGCTCTCCTCACCATCCCTGAAGTAGAGAAAAGTCCAGCGATGGCTGAGTTTTCATCTCAGATCAGATCCAATCCTGAAATGGCATCACTTTTTGAGAGCATTCAGAAAGATTCTGCTTCCCTACCCACCTCAGAGTCAATGGACATGAGCTAAGTAAGATCTGCCTGTTACTCCACCACCTTCCTGCCCTCGCAACGCATTAACTGGGAGACGCCACAGACGGGACCAGGAAGAACCTCATCGCTCTGGTCCCTGCTGCAACAGCCACTTGCAAGTCACTGTCACTGGGCGCCATCAGGAGAAAAGGGCTGGTTCTGGCCGCATTTGTGAGCATCAGGCGCCTTGCTGAACTGTAATGAGACATGTGAGATAATAAGGGACGCGCATCCTTATGTAGGGGAGGGGTTGGGAGACAAGTATTCTGTTTTTTCAGGGAGTTTTTAAGGAGCGTACAAAGCAATCAAAATTGAGTGTGGTtccatgaaaaatgcaaagtacttcctgaaatatttccttactgcagtataaagaaaaattgtttaaaacatattttttttaaccactgcACATGCACTTTCTACCCTGAATTGCCTGAAGAACGTATTTATATTGTTTCACTAAATAACGTGGCTAAAAACAGGAAGTTCTGTCTTTGGTTAGTGATAAGCATCATAACCATAGGCCCTGTTTCAAAAAGGAGCACTGCATTAGCGGAGTTGCATGGGGCAGTGCACTGTCCCACTCCCCAGGCTTTCCACCCAGCGCTGCACTCAGTTCAGGGTTTCTGCAGTGTTTGGGCTATGCGCAGCTATCTTGACTCATTTTTATGGTTTCGACTGCAAAATACCTCAACCAGCTGTCTTCCAATGATTACATGATTGCATTATAGTAACAAACCTTAcactaagcttttttttttttttttgcatttaacaCTGGCTTATctttcctgctttcagcagctccGTGTTTGTGTTGAGCCACCAACACAAAGGCTGCAGgcccttgcagcaaagctggtgctCAGTATTGTAGTGTGAGAGCACTAAGAGGTGAGCCAAGAGCCGGAGGTGCGAGCACACAAGCAGCACGCTAACCCTTCTATCATGCTCTATAGCAACTGTTGTGTTCAAATCCCGCTTTGcatagggggaaaaaaagccttaagGAGAGGTAACGGCAAATTAGGTAACAAGGCCACTGTGACGGTTCCTCTAACTATGGAGCTGTAGTGagccttcatttctttctttctagaGTGGTtgatgtgaaaaatatttatatagtcCTGTGTGAAAGAATGCCCATTCTGTTTGAGtggtataaaaaataaagatatacCTGTGGCTCTGTGTGTTCTTGAATTCATTAGCTATCACAGTGATGTTGCAAATTGCTGCCACAAGGCCAACCTGGGACAAGCAggctcaggcagcagctgcactggAGCCACACCACAGCCTGCATGTAGGTACCaagccacagcctttcccttggCCATTCAAAACATCCACCCGAGTCTGTTTTTTTTACGCTTTATTAAACACATCCTGGATGTAGAAGCTGGTTTATTCATTCTCCTCGCTGCGCAGTCTGGCATTGGGATTGGTGATCTTGATGGCAAGCTGAGCAGCCCTCTCCACAATGATCTTCCGGTTTTTAGAAGACACGTTGTGAGCAATCTCTGCACAGTATGACCTGTCAGAACAGACCGCATGTCAGCTCGGCTCTGACAGCAGCCAAAGCAAAGCACTCCAGAGCCATCCTGCAGGCAGTGCTCCAGTGTGGAAGCGTCACCACGCAAGAGCCGAGCCACATGCCTGTCTCCTGTTGCCCAGCCCAACACCAAGCAGGAGCCCCCTCTGTGCCCTCCCATCCACTGCACCACAGAACTAAGGAAACCGAGACAGCTTTTATGCTCTTGAAAGTGAGAGCTTCACTCACCTCCATCCCACCCCGATTGTGCCACCTTTTCACCTTCCGACTCAGCACCGTGGGGGCCGGGCAGCACACACCCCCAGTGCAGGCCGCAGAGCTGCCAGTGACCACTCCGCGCAGGGCAGGGCACATGCAGGCCCTGCACACTTACTTGTTGCTCATCATGAGCACTTCCAGCTCTTTCACATTGTGGACCAGGAACTTTCTGAACCCCGTAGGCAGCATGTGCTTTGTCTTCTTGTTGCTGCCATAGCCAATGTTGGGCATCAGGATCTGACCCTTGAACCGCCGGCGAACTCGGTTATCGATACCTCTTGGCTTGCGCCAGTTGCgctgaaaaaatgcagaaaacaaaatttagcAGTTACAGACTGAGATCAGTCTAAAAACTCAGGCCTCAAGGTAACAGCTGTGGCCAAAACCAATCCCCCAGCAGATCCACCGTGCCGCGAGTTGCAGCACGACCCACTGTTTCAACACTGACCCCTTCTGCTTTAATTCACCATCAAACCCAAAAGCAACCGCATCCGGCTGGCCCAGAATGCATTTTCTAATGTGCTCCCTAGCACTTTGTACCTTGATCTTGACATAGCGATCGGACTGATGGCGGATGAATTTCTTGGTCCTCTTCTTGACGATCTTAGGTTTCACGAGAGGCCTGAGGGCAGGCATGGTGTCTAAGAGGAACAGAATCGGATGAGAAGGGGAGCCCACGGCACACGCGACGCCCCGTCCCGCTCAGGGCGCGTGTGGCAGGCTACCTTCCGCTCGCGGGCCACTGGGGAGGCTGGCGACGGAATGGGCATTCACCTGCGGCTCTCTCCCTCCCGCCTCCGAAGCTGGACGAGCACAGGGAGCTCTCCAGATGCGATCCAGGGAGGTCAGGCGCTGCCgggcccgcccccgccgcgtTCCCCAGCCCACAACCCGCCGCCACCGGCCCCTCCTCCCCTGGCCGCGGCGCGGCGCCCGGGCCCACCGCAGGCGcagctcccgccgcccccccgccccgggccgcaCGGCCCCCGCAGTAACGCGCAGAGCGGTAGCTCTGGCGGCCACTCGCCGGCTGCGCTCAGCCGAGACGCCCCGGCGGCCCTCGCCTGCCCCGGCGGCCTTCGCCTGCcccggcggcccccggcccAGCCGCCGCTGTCCCGGCGGACAGAGCGAGGCCAGCCGCaagccccggggccggggggaaccggggcgggccgggcggcggcccACGGGGGGCGGATGGCCGCCGATGGGCACTTACCGGGGCCTCGGTGCCGCCGTCCGCCGCTGGCCCCGCCGAGAGAGGGAGGGGCCTCGCGCGCAGGGCCTTATGGGACACGAGGGCGGTCCTGGCAGGGCCGTGCGGCGCCGCGCCCGCGCGAGGCGGGCCCCGGGCGCTCGCCGAGCCCCGAGCCGACGCCGGGCAGGGGGCGCGCGGCGGGCTCCGTCCGTCGGGGAACGTCCCGGGAGAACGGATGGGCGATTCCCTCCCACTCCGAGCTGTGCCGCTTGTACTGCGCTGCCAGGACCTGCCCGGCGTCACTCCCGCCAGGCCGCGTGCCCGAGCGCCGCTTCCGCCAGCCCCGCTGAGCGCTCGGGCGCCACCtggccgcccccgccccgccccctccggCCGCGGGGGCCCCGCCCTGCCCGAGGCCGCGCCTGGCGGCCGGGGCGCTGcacgggccgggccgggcccgctcGCTTTCAGCCGGGAGCGGAGATTACTCGGGCATCTGCGCTCCGCAGGCCGCGCCCTGACGCACTGAGCCGAGGCACGATACCGGTCAAACGCTCGCCACCCCCTGGCGGCGACGGCCGCGCTCCCGGCAGCTGGTGGCACACGCGCGGCCCGACAGCGGCAGCGACTGCCCTCCGCCAGCCCGGGGGGGGCCGCGGGGACGAGCTGGTACAGGCCGGGGGGATGCCGCGCCCCCCCGCAGGCAGCGGTGGCCGGTATGAGCCCCACTGGAGGCAGTGAGCCCCCCTGCGagctccctgcccagccgggGCGGCGCAGAAGGAGCAGGCTCTGCCGAAACGAAACGGGGGAACATTTATTAACAAGTGCAGGGGTTTCACAGGGCTCGGgcaggcctccagctggggtCACGCACGGGAGCATGCGCCAGCCGCGGTGCTGAGCCAGCTGGCCAGGACGGGGGGACGTGCGGCTGCCCTCAGTCTATGCTCAGCCTCTCCCGGTTCTCCCGGAGCCAGGCGTGGTACACATTTAACTTGTGGTCCTGCGGCTGTAcctaaaacacagcaaaaatgtttAACATTTACTAAAATCCCTTCTGTTAAAACACCTCGTGCTCTGGCACGTTTCCCTGAAAGGCCACACTGCGCAAAACAAAGAACACGGCTCCCGGTCAGCCCCgcagccacccccacccctctgtGAATCAGGACAGGGGGTCCTATGCCAGAGAGTGAAGCAGCCCCTCGACTGCCCCTCACAGTCGTCTGCCACAAGAGGACCTCAGCACGCCAAAGGCCCCACCAACACGGACCTCGAAGGGATCTGGCTGGCAGGAACCGTAAGGACACCAGTTCTTAACTAGAGCAGGGAAAAGACTTTCACCCCCACATCAAGGAAATAAGCAAAAACAGTCAAAGCAGAAAACtacagggggggaaaaattaaGGCGACAAGTCTTCATTTATAGGTTCAGACTTGCAAAAGTCATGTTCTGGGAATTCAACCTACCAAAGATATAAAACGCCCtatcctttccctttttaaatcCAAGGGAGTCCACAGATGCAAAGTCCATGATGCCAAaggacagagccctgctgccagcagcgcATGGTGGACCAGACCCCAGCAGCTCGGGCACACCACCCACCTCCTTCCATTCATTGACACAGAAGATTCTGTAGGAGTCGTTCCCGTACTTCCCGATCCCATGCAGCTCGATGGGGTACTTCCACTGCTTGCTCAGGTACTCATCTGCAACGTACAGTCACAGACTTCACTGCCTGCAGGCGGGCAGGTCGCAGAAAGCAACTCTGAACAAAATCCTGATTCTCTGTTATTGTAACACATTTCCACTTTGGaactttttaaatgaagaacaCAAGTTTTAGCTATTTCCTGGTGAAACTAGGTGATGAATCCCTATGGGGTACATCTCAAACATCTTGTAAACAAATCACTGCGGGTGAGTTTTTATTACACCTCTCTCCTCAGAACCCACAGCAGAATACTTTTAGTCTAAGTACAGAAAATACCAGAATCTTAGAAAAATTCTGGCTAGAAAGGCCTTCTGGAGGTCACCTGatgcaaaacagagaaaagccaCCTTATGACAgtgctgcaaaacacaaacccagTCTTACAGAaaggtttaggttggaaaagatcctttaagatcaagtccaaccatcCTGCAGGCATATATTTTTCCACTCAAAGTTGTCTCTCAGACAAAGGTCTCTTGCAGAACTCATTATGTAAGTTACTTCATTCTCAAAGACAACAGGATCAGCAGCTTTGCATATGTAAGACCAACACATCCCAAAGctgcataaaataaatcatcacCAGTATTTGTCAAACAGTAATAAAAGTGGCAGAGCACTGTTTGAAGACAATGCTGTTTGCCTTGCCAGTATAATTTAGACCGTTCCACAGACACATTCAGGAAAACCTACCTGAGAACTTGATGATGGTTTTTGCTCTGAGTTCGTAGAGGCCAAGAGGTTTGAGCAGATGTGACATTTCTTTCCAGTCTGCAGCCCTGGTTATTTCAGGGGAAGGATACTTCTTAAGGAACTCCCAGAGCACAGGAATCGCCATTTTGCCTAGTGAAAGAACCCATCATGAGGGCTGGGTgggtaattttctttttttattacctaTGTGTACTTTTTGAAGTGAGCTTTTTCAGAGGCAAGAGTTAGaaattaaagatgtttttacaCTGTTAATATACACTGTATATTAACATGagttaatatatatttattctttcttaatatatatttattctttcattaaTGCCATTAAAAATGGCAGCTGTTCTGACCCTGTAACACCACTCCAACACTTACACAACACAAAATTTTACTGTTCCATTTACCTGAAGTTTTATTGAGAAATATGGTTGCAATGAGAAGTTTCCATGGATCATGGAAAAGTGTTTCTTGGACCAGGTTAAAAGGAGAACGTGGAGGAGTCCATTTTCTGAAAGCCTTCCTTCTAGGTGGGCTGGGAGCTGTACACAGAGGCAATACAGGAAAATTTACTGGACAGTAAAGGATAGATTTAcctatttaaatgaaaacaataataaaaaatattaaaaaaaaaagagaccacCCTTTGAAGCAGATTCATCTTTGTTGGAGCACCACATGGGGATGGAGCAATGGCAATTCCCACAAAAATTTTACCTAAATGCAGGGGACTATGTGTCCCCCAGCACAGACTGCAGTAAGTCAAGGCTGCCTCTGCGTGCCCCCACATTCCATGTTACATATATTTTCTGAGGAGAGATGCCCTCCCCAGCCACTGCCATGCTCCTGCGCAGgtacagagcagcagccactggGTACAGGGTCTCCCCTTGACAGGGGAAACACCTCAGCAGTCTGAAGAGAACTTCCCCAAAGCCCATTCACCCCAGCAccttgcagctgctgcaagagCTGCCAAGGCGTTGCATACCAGCCTTAACGGCTATTTGCCAGATACAAACCACTGAGGTTTAAAACAGGACATGATGAACACCAGTGCAGTAAGCCAAGCTCTCTAATGCCACCTGAGCAAGACCAGCctaaaaatggaagaaattttcCATAACATCACTCGATCTTCAGCCATCCTATTCctcctccacaaaaaaaaaacctatttccCTAAAGAATATCATACCTTCTTTACTGTATCTACTTGAAAAATACGGGCTCGTTTTCCTCCTATCCACTTGTGCTCGTGGTATAGACtcttctgtaaaaaataaaaagtttgcagtaaaaagaaaagaaataaagtattttgctGCCATGTTTCATAGGCTATTTCTATTTTACGTTGTGATGGAAATACAAGGATTTCTTGTAATTGTACAGAACATAAACGTGCTTTAGATTCACTCCAGGGCTCCCTCTGTACTTCAACTCTACAAGAAATCCTCAGTAGATAAACTGTTACTTTGCCACAGTCTGAGGAAACAGGCTCAAACTACAATCAAGGATTAAATGTTGTCCACACACTCTAGCACATGAAACAAGATAAAACGAGCCTTTTTTAAGAATCAAACTGACCAACTGTGCAACAACATTAAAACTTAGTGAAGCGAAGGTAACGAACATTATTACATTATACTAAAGAGATCTGTAGAGTAAGTTCCAGTTGTGAATAGATCTGCATTAAGTTAAATGCTGCTGGATAAAAAAATGAGTCAGATTCAGATGTCAAAGCAGCTTGACCTGAAACAGAATACTTTGCTCCTACAGTTACGAGAACCCCTGGCAGAATGTTAGGAACATATTCTGCCTCAAAACCACATACATACCTGGCATCATTTTAACTGCTGTGAAGTTTGTCTTATCACACAGCTGCAAGATGTTAGCATCTGTTTCAGTGTCAGATTTAAAATCCTGGTTACCCGGCCTCCTTTGATCTgtctctttctgtattttgaatcCGCTGGTTCTCTCCTCAGATCTTGCGGAGGATGCGTCATTAGAACCTGTCTCCACACATTCCTCCTCTGCCAGGCTCTCCAGCTCCCTTTGTGAGAGAGCTGTCACTGACCTCAACTGTGCATCTGACCTTGACCTGGACATTCGTAACAGAGCTCTTCCTGCATCCACAGGGTCTGCATTCTGATCATCTACGCCCTGACTATCAGTGACACACCTGTCTTTCCTTCTAcaaaatttcttgttttgaaggCACTCAGTTTCCTGTTTGTTACATACTCTTCTCCGTCTTTTGGTTTGGGTATTATCTTGGTTCCTCTTTTCTGAGCTCTTTCTAGTTTTCTTATTCTGAACACTTTTTCCACCTGccccttttttggttttcaaacaGTCCTCTGGGTTTATGCCTCTCATGATCAAATCTTCAGTTTCCAGAGTGAACGTAACTTCTCCCAGGTTTTCATTTCCAGTCTGAATATTTTGAATTCCATCCTCTGCGCTGTTTCGTACACTGAGGTCTTGCACTTGACTGTGACAATCCTCACTCTCTAAAACAGTTCTCACAGCTTCTGTGGCGTATTTTTTCACCCTTGAACGTGTACTCTGATAAGGAGCTGTAAAATCaaaatcttttgcttttagTGTCGTCTCCCCAGTTTTCCGAAAATACTCCACAAGTGCAATTTTCGATCTTAGGTTATTTCCTTCAGGACTGTGGTATGATAGAAAAGTAAGTTAGTGGTGACTTCTTCATTCTCTCACTCCTCACTTAAAAAAGTATTCTagcaattaagaaaacaaataaacaaaaaaaatgacaaaaaacgGTTGACAGGGTGATGTCAATGCAAGTTTCTGTGACTTTACAAAACAGTTTACAGACAATCTCGCACACATTGCACACTTCGCCTCCCGCACTCCGCACACAGGGGTTTAAGTGCGAGTGAAGCCTGCGCcgggggcagggctgtgcccaggggCGGCAGCGGCCCCCGCCCGGGCCAGCCCTCCGGCTCCGGCCTCACCGGACAAAGGGCACCGACCCCCACGCCATCCTGCCCGGCTGCCTTCGCCTGGCCACCTTCTGCCAGCCGCCGGGGAcggcgccgggcccggccgcggcccgcTGCCTCGCCAGCCCGCTCTCCGCCGCGGCGCCGGAGCCCTCGCCGCtggggccgggcccgggcccggccccggccccgtCTCGGCTGCCGCCCGGGAGGCTGCGCGGGGAAGGAGCCGCGCGGGTGGGCCCTGCTCCGAGCGGGGGGGGCCTCGCGGCGCGGCGAGCCCAGGTCCGGGCTTGGGCCCCACGGAGCAGCGGGTCTGGGTCCGGTCCGGCCGGGTGCGGCCTCAGGCCCAACGCCGCTCTGCGAGGACCACCTGCCGCCATCGCCGCCATCGCCGCCATCgccgccacccccaccccgcgggccgccccggcccctACCCGCGGGCCGCCGCTGCCATCCCGTCAGCCTCCATTACGTGACGCCCTACGGCGCGCAAGcgcagccccgccccgcgcaagcgcagccccgccccgcgcaagcgcagccccgccccgcgcaagcgcagccccgccccgcgcaagcgcagccccgccccgcgcaagcgcagccccgccccgcgcaagcgcagccccgccccgcgcaagcgcagccccgccccgcgcaagcgcagccccgcgccgctGGCGGGAGCCCCCTACCGTGGcggcggcccggcgcggccccgggcgCAGGCGCGTTGCCCGTGGCGCCGGCGGCGGGTGTAAACAAGCGTGCGGCGGCGGTGCTGACGCGGGGTTGTGAGTGGcggcctggcccggcccggcccggcccgggggatGCGGGCCGCGCTCACCTGGCGCGACAAGGCTGAGCAGTGGTGAGCGGCCCGGGGGGCATCAGCCGTGCCGCTACGATCCGCGGCGCAGCGAggcgcccgcgccccgcccccggcctGTGAGGAGAGGCGGCGGCCTGCCGGCGGTGGGGGAGCGGGCCGGGAGCGGGccggctgcagcctggctgccgATCAGGGTGTGCCGAGGAGCGGGGCCGGGCacggcggcggcccggggcaGCTCTTTCGGGCTGCGCTGGGCCCGCCGGCACCGCCCCGTGCCGTGCCCCGCCGCAGGGCCCGTGGGCGGCGGGAGCCCGTGTCCTTGCCCCGGGCAGGCATTCTGCTGccccccgggcagggcagcggCACTCCTGAAGCGCCCGGCTGATGCCCGCGGTCCCCAGTAATGCAGAGTCCTTTGTAGgggttggtttttctttttttacacgTCACGTTCAGCCGAAGGCCAGCAGGCTGTGCCTGTATCCGTGGTCCTGTATCAAGGGTCCAGGAGCAGGCTCCTTCCTGCCCCCGCCCGTGCGTGTTCAGGCCTGGAGCCAGGATGGTGGCCGGTGCCTGGGCTTCTTCCTGGCTGCGGCAGGCGGCCACAGAGGGTGCTCGTAGTTCGGGGAATTTTCTCAGAGTTCGATATACGCTCAAGTATGCaattcaccattttttttaatgcgGCAGCTTtgacatgaaaagaaatatattttctgcctACTAATATGGGGTTTTattgggggtgggtggtggtggtggtgtttgtgttgtgttttttttcctctagtaTTTATGATCTTGCATTCAAACCAGATGGGACTCAACTGATAATTGCTGCTGGAAATAGACTCCTGGtagggaaacttttttttcctcttgcctttaCAACTGAatgaatatgatttttttcacattaactTATGAATATAACCTATCAAAAATCCTCTTATCTCTACTCGTCCAGCCTCATAGCTACATACATATTAATGCAGGCTATAAGTGTAAAGTGTTTTGaagctttttaatgtttcttacAAAGTTTTAAGCTCTATTTCCAAAAGTAATGAGATTTAAGTTACTTGCATCATCTCATCCTCTCGCACCTCACCCGGTGGTTTGAAATCCATTAACCTGCATCCACACTTAACACAGTGGCATGGTATACAAATACTGTGTTGTTAAAACTTTCTTAGAATCTCTGTGAAAAGGGTAAAAGAAACTCAAATCAATGTCCCTACTTTGTGAGAAGCTTCCAAGTAGAGCTTTTTGCAGTTCCCTGGGTCTGTTTGTCTCCTGCTTACCCATCAGCGAGAGCAGCTCTGGACCATACTTCTCACTGTTCCTGCAAGGCTTTCATGTGGGGCAGGTGTAGAAACTGCAGGGATGGATAGATGATGGATGGAACAATTACAGAGATCAGAACTGCGGGACAGCAGTCTTTGGATATGTTTATTGATGATCCTTTCCAGTAAAAAATCtactgcagagaaaggaaggaaatttttaaaacaagatggCCTAATGAAGTGTTTGGAAATTTCTTTCGTGCATCTAATTTTCTAATACAGAGTCTTCTTTCTGAGAAGTATTTAATTAAGGAAAGCTTcttcactttaaaatgttttgtcttgCATGGACTGCATGCtatgcaaaaatgcaaacatgtAAGTGTATAATCTTGGTGGCCTTCAGTAATTTTATATCCTGGTCCTCACTGGAAGACTTTTTAATGTATGGGGCTTGTGTTtgtatgtttggttttgattttattttattttttccctttgtttaaATAGGTGTATGATACTTCTGATGGAACCTTAATTCAACCTTTGAAAGGACATAAGGACACTGTATACTGTGTGGCTTATGCTAAAGATGGTAAATATCACTTTGAGGGGGAGGTGAGCTTTGTTAGTCTGGTTTGTGAAGTGCCTATCTTCCATTTCTTGTTGCTAATTTATACATAGAGAAATCAGGGTTGGTTGTTTCAGTAATAGTATCCTGAAGGTAAGtgctggtgttttgtttgtttcttttgaatgGAGAGTCTGAACTGCCATACAAATGCTACATGCAGAAGTACCATATTTTTACATGTAAGGCTACCTGTTAATCCAAGACCGGTAGTCCCCACTTCCCCTCTCCCACTTACTTCAGTGATGGTTAAGTTTATATTTGTGGGGTAACATGAAGAGAAGGCTTACCCCAGAGATCTTTCTAGACAGAGACCTCTTTCTAGTAGTCTACCTGCCTCTGATTTTTATTCCCCATAGTTCCACTATCCCAAAGCTTCCTGATCTTCTGATCCTTCATGCAGATCCTCACTACAGACTTTATTCTGCTTCCAGTTCTTTTATTGTCTCTGATTCTTGTTCTGTGGGGGCTTACTGTCTGTGGGCTCAGAGGACTTCCTCTCAAATACTGCTGTTTAAGTCACAAGGGATACCTGTGAGGATGTGCCATTTTTCCCTTGGCACTGTTAACATAAATCTCCAGCCTGTGGCTGACAGTATTGGAAAGACTGGCTACATGCTTGCATGGCTGGGCTTTAATGAGGCATGCTCTGTTATTGGAGTTTCACGTAGTTGAAGTGCAGTCACATCAAGGCACTTGTAGTGTTAGGCCCTTTACTACTTGAGCCTTGTCAAGTTTAAGAACTTCTTGCTCTCTCTTTGATTGAGTGTGTAGAGTGAAAGTGATTCTTGTATGTGCGGGATTTAAATTGTATCTAATTCCTAGGCAAACGTTTTGCATCTGGCTCCGCTGATAAAAGCGTGATAATTTGGACTTCAAAGTTAGAAGGAATTTTGAAATACACGTAAGTGATGCCTTTCAGTTCTGCGCCTCTCAAAAGCGGACTTTGATTATGCACTTCTGCTGTCAAAGAGTATGTGCCATTAGATTTGGAAGAAGGTTGACTAAGGTCAGAGAAAATGCCAGGGGATAATAAGAGAGGGAAGAGCAAAAGAACAGTTGAAGTATCTGAATGAGGgaagaaagcaattaaattcATAAAAGAGGGTGGGAAGTCTCGATAAATCTCTGAATTTAGAGGGCTGGCAGAGAACTGGGGAAGCTCAGTATAGctcagaataaaatgaaataaaatatgaccTTGTattataaacaaaattaatttaatttggttCAAAGATCAGATTAAAAATAAGGTTTGGTACTTTTGGTGcatttccatctttcttttgGCAGTGTTTTTATGTCATCCCTCTTAAGTGACATCttcaaattctgtttcaaaatgtatGTGTACATTTATTACTAGATAGTATGCACAAGCTAGTGTACTGCTAGGAGCATACACAAGCATGCTTGTTTTAGAATTTGGCTATAACCTTCAATCATATTTCACAAACCACCATCTATATCCTTTTTTAGCTAATCTTGATGAAATACAGTGAATCCTGCACCTGGAGACAGTTTTTATAAAGTTTATTACTGTTTATTAGTTTACAGTGATAGCAGGTTAATTTGATATAATATAAACTGATCACATTATTTCTGGCATCTGGTAAATCTTTCA containing:
- the RPL32 gene encoding 60S ribosomal protein L32; translation: MPALRPLVKPKIVKKRTKKFIRHQSDRYVKIKRNWRKPRGIDNRVRRRFKGQILMPNIGYGSNKKTKHMLPTGFRKFLVHNVKELEVLMMSNKSYCAEIAHNVSSKNRKIIVERAAQLAIKITNPNARLRSEENE
- the MBD4 gene encoding methyl-CpG-binding domain protein 4 isoform X2, which translates into the protein MEADGMAAAARGPEGNNLRSKIALVEYFRKTGETTLKAKDFDFTAPYQSTRSRVKKYATEAVRTVLESEDCHSQVQDLSVRNSAEDGIQNIQTGNENLGEVTFTLETEDLIMRGINPEDCLKTKKGAGGKSVQNKKTRKSSEKRNQDNTQTKRRRRVCNKQETECLQNKKFCRRKDRCVTDSQGVDDQNADPVDAGRALLRMSRSRSDAQLRSVTALSQRELESLAEEECVETGSNDASSARSEERTSGFKIQKETDQRRPGNQDFKSDTETDANILQLCDKTNFTAVKMMPAPSPPRRKAFRKWTPPRSPFNLVQETLFHDPWKLLIATIFLNKTSGKMAIPVLWEFLKKYPSPEITRAADWKEMSHLLKPLGLYELRAKTIIKFSDEYLSKQWKYPIELHGIGKYGNDSYRIFCVNEWKEVQPQDHKLNVYHAWLRENRERLSID
- the MBD4 gene encoding methyl-CpG-binding domain protein 4 isoform X1; protein product: MEADGMAAAARGPEGNNLRSKIALVEYFRKTGETTLKAKDFDFTAPYQSTRSRVKKYATEAVRTVLESEDCHSQVQDLSVRNSAEDGIQNIQTGNENLGEVTFTLETEDLIMRGINPEDCLKTKKGAGGKSVQNKKTRKSSEKRNQDNTQTKRRRRVCNKQETECLQNKKFCRRKDRCVTDSQGVDDQNADPVDAGRALLRMSRSRSDAQLRSVTALSQRELESLAEEECVETGSNDASSARSEERTSGFKIQKETDQRRPGNQDFKSDTETDANILQLCDKTNFTAVKMMPEESIPRAQVDRRKTSPYFSSRYSKEAPSPPRRKAFRKWTPPRSPFNLVQETLFHDPWKLLIATIFLNKTSGKMAIPVLWEFLKKYPSPEITRAADWKEMSHLLKPLGLYELRAKTIIKFSDEYLSKQWKYPIELHGIGKYGNDSYRIFCVNEWKEVQPQDHKLNVYHAWLRENRERLSID
- the MBD4 gene encoding methyl-CpG-binding domain protein 4 isoform X3, encoding MEADGMAAAARGPEGNNLRSKIALVEYFRKTGETTLKAKDFDFTAPYQSTRSRVKKYATEAVRTVLESEDCHSQVQDLSVRNSAEDGIQNIQTGNENLGEVTFTLETEDLIMRGINPEDCLKTKKGAGGKSVQNKKTRKSSEKRNQDNTQTKRRRRVCNKQETECLQNKKFCRRKDRCVTDSQGVDDQNADPVDAGRALLRMSRSRSDAQLRSVTALSQRELESLAEEECVETGSNDASSARSEERTSGFKIQKETDQRRPGNQDFKSDTETDANILQLCDKTNFTAVKMMPEESIPRAQVDRRKTSPYFSSRYSKEAPSPPRRKAFRKWTPPRSPFNLVQETLFHDPWKLLIATIFLNKTSGKMAIPVLWEFLKKYPSPEITRAADWKEMSHLLKPLGLYELRAKTIIKFSGSEVCDCTLQMST